TGCCCAGTCCGACGTCGCCCGCGCCAAGGCCAGCCTCGAAGAGGTCAAGGATGCCTACATCCCGTCAGTCTCCGGAGCCTCTTCCGGTGCGGGATACTCGAGCGGCTTCCCCTTGGGCACGCCGACGGTCTTCAGCGTCTCCGCTCAGTCTTTGGTCTTCAGCTACTCGCAGAAGGACTACATCCGCTCCGCCGACCAGGGCCTGTCGGCCAGCAGCTTCGCCCTGAAGGAGGTGCGCGAGCAGGTCGCCGAGGACACCGCCGTCACCTACCTGACGCTCACCCGAGACCAGCAGCAGCGCGCCGCTCTGGCCCAGGAAACCGAGTACGCCGCCCATCTCGAAGCCATCGCTAAGGACCGCCTCGACTCCGGCCAGGACTCGGCCATGGAGTACACTCGCGCTCGCCGCACCGGCGTACAGCTCCGCCTGCAGAGCCTCCAGCTCGACGACGCCATCGCCGCCGACGCGGACCACCTCTCGCGCCTCATCGGCGTCCCCGTCTCGGGTCTACTCGCCGACCCGGCCAGCATTCCCCGTCTCCCCTTCGAGTCCGGCCCCGGCGGACAGCCGCCCGCGGCTCTCACTTCGACGGACGTGGCATCTCTCCCCGACAGCGCCGGGGTCGCGGCCTCCTTCGCCACCGCCCGCGCCCGCCGCGAGCAGGCCTTCGGCGACGCCCGCTACGTCCTTCGCCCGCAGATCTCCTTCGGGGCCCAGTACAGCCGGGTCAGCCTCTACAACAACGCCTACGTGGTTTACTACCCCAGCGTCGGCAGACCGGGTCTATCCGAGAATGCGTACGGCTTCGCCCTCAACATCACCATCCCGGTCCTCGACGCGGCCCACAAGGCCCATGCTCGAATCTCTCAGGCCGACGCGGTCCACGCCGAGCAGCAGGCCATCCTCGACCGCGACACCTACCGCGAGGGCCGCATGAAGCTCCAGCGCAGCATGGCCGAGCTATCCGCCCACGCCGAGTTGGCCGCGCTCGACCGCGACCTGGCCCAGCAGCAGTTGGACGTTCTCCTCACCCAGCTCCAGGCCGCGCCCGCCGGTTCCACCCCGCCGCTCACCCCCAAAGACGAGCAAAATGCCCGTATTCTGGAGCGGCAACGGTATATCGAGATGCTGGAGGCCCAGTTCCAGCTACGCCAGAACGAGATCCATCTTCTGAAGCAAACAGGTGGGTTAGAGGACTGGCTGACCAGTGGCACGCGGTCCACGAGCCTGTCCACTACCCCCTGATTTCCCACAGAAACAGCCCTGAACCGGGGAGTACCTTCCCTGCTTCACAACCGTCCAAACCAAGAATGAGCCCCAGCAGGCCCCGGCCTGAATGATAAGATCGAGACACACGAAATGAACAAGCCCCTGAAAACGCTTCTCCTGAATCCTCCCTCCTTCGAAAACTTCGACGGAGGCGCAAGCTCCCGCTGGCCCGCCGTGCGTGAGATCGAGTCCTACTGGTATCCGGTCTGGCTCGCCTATCCGGCTGGTCTGCTCGAAGGCTCTCGCCTGCTCGACGCTCCGCCGCATCACATCTCGGCCGAAGAGACCATCGAGATCGCCAAGGGCTATGAGTTCCTCGTCCTCTTCACCTCGACCGTAGGCTGGGCTGGCGACCACGCCCTCGCCCAGGCCATCAAGCGCGCCAACCCGACCATGAAGATCACCTTCGTCGGGCCGCCGGTCACCACCGACCCCGACCGTGCTCTCAACGAGTGCTCGGCCATCGACTTCGTCTGCCGCCGCGAGTTCGACTTCTCCGTCGTCGAGTTCGCCAATGGCTCGCCGCTCGAAGAGATCCTCGGCATCAGCTACCGTGGAGCCGACGGTGCGCACATCCACAATCCGGATCGCCCGCAGGTCGAGAAGCTCGACAAGCCCGACATGCCTTGGGTCACGGACATCTATGCCCGCGACATGGACGTCACGCGCTACAACGTGCCCTTCCTGTTGCACCCGTACGTATCGCTTTACTCCACGCGCGGCTGCCCGGCGCAGTGCACCTTCTGCCTCTGGCCCCAGACGCTCTCGGGCCACGCCTGGCGCAAGCGTTCGACCGACGACGTGGCTGCCGAGATGGCCCACGCCAAGCAGCTCTTCCCCCACGTCAAAGAGTTCTTCTTCGACGACGACACCTTCAACATCCAGAAGGCCCGCACCATCGAGCTGTGCGCGAAGCTGAAGCCCCTCGGCCTCACCTGGTCCTGCACCTCGCGCGTCACCACCGACCGCGACACCCTCAAGGCCATGAAGGAGGCGGGTTGCCGCCTGCTCATCGTCGGCTTCGAGTCGGGCGATCCGCAGATCCTCAAAAACATCAAGAAGGGTGCCACCGTCGAACGCGCCCGCGACTTCGTCAAGGACTGCCACGAACTAGGCCTCATCATCCACGCCGACTTCATCCTGGGCCTGCCCGGCGAGACCAAGCAGTCGATCCGCAACACCATCGACTTCGCCAAGTCGCTCGACTGCGAGACCATTCAGGTCTCCATCGCGCACGCCTACCCCGGCACCGAGTTCTACGACTTCGCCGCCAAAAACGGCTTCATCACCAACCAGAAGATGGAAGACGACCAGGGCCACCAGATGGCTCACATCGAGTACCCCGGCCTGCCGGTCGAGTACGTCATGGAGATGGTGCACCGCTTCTACGACGAGTATTACTTCCGTCCCAAGGCCGCGTTCCGCGTGGTCTGGAAGGCCATCGTCAACCGGGACGTGCCCCGTCTCTACGTCGAGGCCAAGTCCTTCATGAAGCTGCGCGCCCAGCGCAACAAGGCTTCGCGCAAGATGAAGGAAGAGAACGCGCTCAAGGCCCAGGAATCGGTCAGCATGAACGCCTGATGGCCGATCCCAAATCACACCAAAGATACCGTCGTCTGCGCATCTGCGCGGCGGCGGTATTTTTCTTGACTGCCCTTGCATCTCCTGCTCAATCCACCCTCAAAGGCGACAAGGCTCACCCCGCCCGCGCAGCCCACTGGGTAGATACCCGCCTCTACTTCGGCCTCGGCCCTGCTGACGACCCAACCAAGGGCATCAGCGAATCCGCCTGGCGCGAGTTCCTCGATAAAGAGGTCACGCCCCGCTTCCCCTCCGGCCTCAGCGTGGTAAACGTCTACGGCCAGTGGCAGGGCAAACAGGAAGCCGCCGCAGGTACAGTCGAGCGCATCCGTTCGAAGATGCTGGTCATCGACTACCCCGCAACCCCTGCAAACAACGCCCGCATCGAGGCCATCCGGCGCGCCTGGAAGCAGCGCACCGGCAACCAGTCCGTCTTGAAGGTGACACAACCCGCTTCCGTGTCGTTCTAGTCAATTTATTTCCGCTCCAATCCCTCTTCATTCGCCGTTCCAGCGCTCTTTCTCCCGCCAATTTCTTCTAAAATTAAGATCAGATGAAGCAGACTCTGACCCTCCGGCAGTACATGGTTCTTTTCACTGTGATGATGACCGCCTCGGTCGGCGACACCCTGCTCTCGCACGGCATGAGCCAGGTCGGCACCATCGACGGAGCGCACCTCTCGCGGCTCCTGACCGCGCTCACCAACATCTGGGTCATCACCGGGATCCTCTTGCTGATCGGCTTCTTCGCCAGCTACCTGACGGCTCTTAGCTGGGCCGACCTGACCTTCGTTCTGCCCTCGACCGCCTTCGGCTACGTCGTCGTCGCCTTCCTCGGCCACTTCTGGCTGCACGAGCACATCTCCATCTGGCGCTGGACGGGCATCCTGCTCATCGTCTGCGGCGTCGGCTTCGTGGCCAACGGACCACCCCTCACCGAGCATCCGGCACTCCCCGAAGAATCGGCGGTAAAGCCTTGAACGCCCTAACCTTCCGCATCTGGTCTTCCATCCTGCTGGTCGCCTCGACAGCGGTAGCCGGAGACGTCCTCACCGCCGGAGCCATGCGCCGCATCGGCGACCTCGACGCCATCCGCGCCCAGTCCGGCCTCCTCGGAGCGATCCGCGCCGTGGTCTCCTCTCCCATGTTCCTGCTGGGCGTCTTCGCCATGGCCCTCAGCTTCTTCTCGCTGCTCTTCGCGCTCAGCCCGCCCGCGCCGGTCAGCCTCATCGCCCCGGCCACGGCCTCCATCACCTACCTTGGCAACGCCATCGTCGCCAAGTACTTCCTCCACGAGAACGTCGACCGCCGCCGCTGGCTGGCCGCCGTCTTCGTCTGCATCGGCGTAGCTCTGCTGGCGAAATAACGCGGCGACCGGGCAAAAAGCTCGATCGCCATGCGACAATCGGGACAGATCCGAGCAACGCCGAGGAGGCCGTTCTGAAGCCCGCGCTGACACCGCTCCAGCTCACCCACATCTCCCTGCTGGCCCTGCTTCTCTACACCCTCTGGCTTCCATTCCTCCTCTTCAGCGGGCATCGTCTCCCCCGCTATTCCATGCTCCTCCTGCTTCTTCCCCTCCTTCTCATACTCTCGCTCGAGATATGGTGCGAGTCGAGTCTCAGGAAGGGCCTGCGAGATGACCGGTGGCCGCACGCCCAGGTCGAAGCTGCACGCGCATGGGTAGCACTGCCCTTCTATGACTGGATCATCCGCCTGGGAGTGGCTTTCTGCGTTGTTCTCTTTCTGTTCTCCGTGCGCAGCGGGCATATATCCGGCGCAATCTCGATGCTCTACTTCCCCCTCATCGCCGCGACCAACCTGAAGAGGATCTTTCACCCACCCACCACCGGGCCGCGTATCGACTGGCGTCAGAGCGCCCCTATCTCCTCTGAGCACTGGGGAGAGCCTCCCCAAACCCACAGCTAACGCCTGTCGCCGACCGACAACGGCGGCACCTGCGTACTCAGCCACCGCATCAACCCCGCGGCAGGCACTTCCGGCGACATAAACCGCAGCCGATCCCCCCGCACCGCACCCGCCGCCAGCCGCCCGCTCCGCACCGCACCCTCCATCGTCGAGGGCCACTCCGTGGCAGTCCAGTCCCCAGCCACATACAGCCCCGGCCACCGCGTAGCCTGCACCGGACGATGCCGGTCCAGCCCCGGCGTTACCGAGAAGGTCGCCCGCGCCTCCTTCAGTACGCTGCTCTTCAGCAGCTTGGCCTCGCGCACCTTGGGGAAGAACATCTCCAGCTCCCGCAGCGCGGAGGCCAGAATCTCCTGTCGCCCCATCTCCAGCTCAGCCCACGACGCGCTGATGACCAGCTCCAGATAGCATCCCCTGTCTTTGCTCCAGCCGCGAATCCGCGACTTCGCAAAGACCCACTGGATCCGCGTATCCAGCAGCACCGCGTGGTCCATGCCGGTCACATCGCGGTCGTACCAGAGATGAACCGTCGTAATAGGAGCCGACATAAACGGCGACTCCTCCGGCTCCTTACCCTCCAGCCCAGCCAGCAGCTTAGACGTCTGCCGAAAGTCGAACGCCAGCACCACCGCAGGCGCAACCAGCGTCTCGCCGCCCGTGCTCACGGCCCAACTACCATCGGCTCTCTGCTCCAGCCCCTCCAGCCCGCTCTTGCGCTCGACGCGAACCCCATACCGCTCCGCCAACTCGGCTACCGGAGCAAAAAACTCCGTCAGCGGAGCCGCCGGAATCCCCAGTCGCCCCCCCTCGGGCGAGCGCAGAAACGTCTCGTGGAAGACCTTGCCCGCATACTTGGTCGAGCAGCGCTCAAATGTATCATTCAATGCACCCCACACCACCGGCTCCCAGAAGTGCCGCACGGCGCGGTCGGTCTGCTTCGTCCGCTTGATCCACGCGGCAAAGCTCTCCGCGTCGTCGCCCGGATAGCCGCGCAGAAACTGCATCAGCCCCATAGCGATGCGGACCTTGTCCTTGACCGAGAGCATCGGCGCACGCAGAAAGCTCATCGTCTGGTGCGAAGGCGCGGGCAGCAGCCCAGGTTTCATCGGGCTACGATTGCCGTTCGGCTCCAGAAACATCAGCTCGTCGTACCAGCGAACCTTATCCGCCGTCCCCGCCTGCCCGCACAGGTCCAGCAGATTGGTGCAGCACCCCAGCACCACATGCTGCGAGTCCACCGTCTCGGCCAGCGCGGGATGATGATACGAGTAAGCTCGCCCACCCACTTCAGGCCGACGCTCAAGCAGCGTCACCTGCGCCCCGTCCTTGGCCAGCGCCACCGCCGCCGCCAACCCGGCCAGACCGGCCCCGGCAATCACCACGTCCTGCATCCGCTCGCTCACCGGCGCAGCACCGACTTAGCCGCACCCTGCGCCAGAATCCACAGCTTCCCCGGCGTCGACACGCGCGCCCGCTTGCTGAAGACATCTCCGTGCGCATGCTCGATCTTGTGCAGCAGCTCGCTGTAGATCCGCACCAGCACCCACAGCGCCGGACGGCTGTCACGGTCGATCAGAGGCAGCAGCTTATCCGCCGCCGCGTAGTACTCCCACGCCTGCACCGAGAGCGCGTCGATCATCGCCCGGTCGTTCGTGCGCAGTGGCGCGCCGCCCGCCAGAGCACGTATCTCCGCGCTCGTAATCCCAAACTCTTCGAGCAGTTGCTGTGGCAGGTAGATCCGCCCGCGCTCGGCATCTTCCTTGATGTCGCGCAGGATATTCGTGAGCTGAAACGCGATCCCCGTCTTCTCCGCCAGTAACTCCGCCGCCGGATCGCTGTAGCCGAAGATCCGGATGCAGACGAGTCCGACGACAGACGCCACCAGATAGCAGTAGCGGTAAAGATCCTCAAAGCTGCGATACCCCATCGTGCCGTCGGCAAGCTGCACCGCATGGCCATCGCGCGGCTCGGCCGAGACCGGCTCAAGGTCCATGCTGGTTCCCTGTACCAGCTCTTCAAGTAACTGATCCGGTATCTTGAAGCGTTGCTGTACATCGGCCACGGCGATGAAGACGGGGTTATCCGTAGGCGCTCCCGCCCGCGCCAGCCGCCACTCCGCGAGCCACGCGGCCATCGTCTCGCGCCGCTGCTCTACGGTCTGCGACTCGTCATCCGCGATATCGTCCGCGCGCCGCATGAACGCGTAGACCGCGCACATGGCGTTGCGTTTATGCTCCGGCAGCACCCTAAAGGAGTAGTAAAAGTTCTTGGCCTCGCGCCTGGCGATCTCGCTGCAGACCGCGTACGCTTCTGTAAGCCCGCTCAAGGTCGCGCCTCCGGCTTATCGCTGCTAAAAAGGCCGCCAAGCTTGCCCACCAGCGCGCCGCCAAGCAGTTGCATCTTCGTTGTCTTCGAGACCGAAGGCCGCGCCCGCAGCACGTCATATCCCTGCGCCACGATGCCGTCAATAGCCGCCTCACCGCCCTTGCGGAAGAGGTCCAGCGTCACGGTCAGCTCGCGGTCCACTGTGCCGCTGATTGCGCCGCCCTCGAGCAGCATCGTGCGCGCGTAGTCAGTCAGGAAGACCATCATCTGCTTGAAGCCCGGAGTAAACACCCGCCCCGCGATGTGCTCGTCAGTCACGCCGAACCGCTGCATGGCATCGGCGGGCAGATACCGCCGCCCGCGCTCCCAGTCCTCCACCACGTCCTGCCAGAAGTTCACCAGTTGCAGCGCCGTGCACACCTTATCCGAGAGCAGCCCGCGCTCCTCGTCCCGATACCCCGACACCCACAGCACCAGCCGCCCCACTGGGTTCGCCGAGTAGCGCGAATACCCGATCAACTGCTCCAGCGACTCATACCGCGTCACCGTCTGGTCCATCTGAAACGCATGAATCAAATCGCTGAAGAGCTGGCGCGGCACGCCCGTCTCGGCGATCGTCTGCTGCAACGCCACGAACACCGGATGCCGCGAGCGCGCAGGCTCGTCGTAGCACTCGTCCAGCATCCCCTGCCACGTCGTCAGCAGGTTAGCCGCCAGCACCGGGTCGGCGACCTCATCGCCCAGGTCGTCCGCCACGCGGCTGAAGGCATAGATGCTCTGAAAGTAGGGACGCACGCGCTTCGGCAAAAACCACGTCGCCACATGGAAGTTCTCATAGTGCGTCGTGGCCAGCGTCTTGCACCACTGCTGCGCCTCGACCAGCGAGGGCCGCACCGCCGGAGTCAGATACTCGGCAGGACCGCCCGCAAGATCGTCCCGCAGCAGCTCGAAACTCACTGAGTGCCTCCCGTGGAAGCGGGAAAGATCGCCGTCTTGATGTCCTTCAGCCCGCCGGGATTCGACCGAGTCATCATCCGCTGGAAGACCTCCGGCACCTCGTCCAGCACAGCCGTGCTCGTAATGAACTCCGCCGCCTTGAACCGACCGCCGGTAATCAGCTCAAAGGCCGTCCGGCTCGTCGAGGGCGTGTGGTGGAAGCTGGCCTTCAACGTGATATCTCCGTAGTGCAGCCGGTTGGTGTCGAGCGCGACCACCGTCCCGCTCGGCGGCCCGCCGAAGAAGTTCACCACGCCCCCCTTGCGAACCATACCCACGGCCCACTCCCACGTCATCGGGGTGGCCACGGCCTCGATCACCACATCCGCGCCGCGCCCCGCCGGGGTCAGCGCCCGCGTGGCCGCTACCACATCCATACCGTCTTCGATCTTCAGCACCTGCCGCGCCCCCAGCAACTTCGCGGTCTCCACCTGATCCTCGCGCTTCACCACCGCGATCACGTCCACCCCAGCCAGGCTGGCCGCGTGCAGGAACATCAGCCCAATCGGCCCCGCGCCGATGACGACCATGCTGTCGCCCGCCCTGGCCGCGCTCTCCTCCATCCCCCGGATCACGCAGGCCAGCGGCTCGGTCAGCGCGGCGTGCTCAAACGAGACTCCATCCGGAACCGGCAGCGTATTCTTCTCGACGATCCGCGCCGGAATCTTCATATACTCGGCGTAAGCGCCATTGTTGAACAGCAAATCTTCACAAAGATTCTGCTGGCCATGCTGGCAGAAGTAGCAAACATCGCAGGGAGCCGAGTTCAGCGGCACCACCCGGTCGCCGACCTTGAACTTCGTCACTCCCTCGCCAATCTCGACCACGGTCCCGGCCAGCTCGTGCCCAAACGGGATCGGCGGCTTCAGCATCATGGCGTGGTATCCGCGCCGGTAGACCTTCAGGTCGGTCCCACACGTCAACGCCGCGCCCACGCGTAGCACAATCTCCCCCGGACCGGCTGCGGGCACGGCCACACGCTCCAGCCGCAGGTCCTCCTTGCCGTACAGGACTACAGCTTCCATCGTCGAGTCGCTCATCCTCTCTATTTTCTCATCTCCTTCGCCCCTTCGTCCGGCCTCGAAGATTCCCGACCCCGAACTCTACCCTCCCCGCATCTGATACTCTGAGCCAGAGAAGCCATGCCCTTCGTTTCGCCAGAAGTCTTCGCTAAGGAAAGAATCGGCGCTATCCAGGAGTACTCGCTACTGGCGGGTCGGGCGATGGGCAACATCTTCTCGCGCCCGCGCTACTGGGCAGACGTCTACACCCAGATGGACTCGATCGGCGTCGGCTCCATGCCCATCGTCGTGCTCACCGGCTTCTTCACCGGCTGCGTGCTGGCGCTGCAATCGGCCACGTCACTCCAGGAGTTCGGAGCGGTCAACATGACCGGCTCGCTGGTCGCCCTCTCGATGGTCAAAGAGCTGGGCCCCGTATTGACCGGCCTGATGGTCTCCGGCCGCAACGCCTCCGGCATGGCCTCCGAGCTGGGCTCCATGAAGGTGACCGAGCAGATCGACGCCATGCGCGCCCTCGGCACCGACCCCGTGCGCAAGCTGGTGACGCCGCGGGTTATCGCCACCATCTTTATGCTCTTCTTCCTCACCATCGTCTCGGACGCGGTGGGCATCGCGGGCGGCGCGCTGGTCAGCATCTCCATGCTCGGCCTCAACTTCAACTCCTACTTCCACTCCTCCTACCGCTCGCTGGTCTACGGCGATGTCGTCCAGGGCCTCACCAAGCCGCTCTTCTCCGGCTTCATCATTGCCACGGTCGGCTGCTACTTCGGCCTCAACACCAAGGGCGGCACGCAGGGCGTCGGCCGCGCCACCACCCAGGCCGTCGTCTTCTCCTCCGTCTTCATCATCATCATGGACTTCATCGTCAGCCGCGTCATGATCGGGATCTTCGGGCGATGAGCACCGCCGACGCGACGCTCCCCAGCCCGCCCCCGCAAGACGAAGGCCCGGTTGTCGTCTTCGACAATGTCTCCATCAAGTTCGAGGACAAGCCCGTCCTCCAGAACATCTCTTTCTCAGTCAACCGCGGCCAGACACTTATCCTGCTCGGCCCCGCGGGCACCGGCAAGTCCGTGCTGCTCAAGCTGGCCAACGGCCTGCTCAAGCCGGACTCCGGCACCATCACTGTCTTCGGCCAGGACGTCACCCGTATGCGCGAGACCGACCTCTTCAAGCTGCGCGCCCGCATCGGCATGGTCTTCCAGGAGTCGGCCCTCTTCGACTCGCTCTCGGTCGAGGACAACGTGGCCTACCGCCTGCACGAGGAGGGGATGGCCCCGGACAAGGCCCATGCCCTGGTCGTCGAGGTGCTCGACTTCGTGGAGTTGGGCCAAGCCATCGCCAAGTTCCCTTCGGAGCTGTCGGGCGGAATGCGCCGCCGCGTCTCCATCGCGCGCTCCATCATCTCCAAGCCCGACCTGATCCTCTACGACTCCCCCACCGGCGGCCTCGACCCCATCACCTCGACCACCATCGTGGACCTCATCATCAAGCAGCGCGACGTCACCCGCACCACATCGCTGCTGGTGACGCACCGTCTTCAGGACGCCTTCACCCTGGCCACCCACCGCTTCAACTCCGCTACGGGCCAGGTCGAGCCGATCCCCAACGGCGGCATCGACGACAGCACCCAGTTCCTCGTGCTCAACGAGGGAGCCATCGTCTTCCACGGCTCCACGCTGGAGCTGGTCGAGTCCGAAGATCCGTGGATCAAGGAGTACCTCTCCTAAGCTTTTGCCGTCCGATACCGCCCCACCAGCTCCCGAGCCGCTTCATCCCACGTCGGGTAATCGAACCGAAACCCATGCCGCAGCAACACGGTCGGCACCGCCCGCCGACTCTTCAACACCAGCTCCGATTCGGTCCTCATCAGAAACGTCCCAACCGCCAGAATCGGCCCCGGCGCGGGCAGCCCAAAGGGAATCCCCCAAGCCTGCCGCAGCCCTCGCATGAAATCGCGGTTCAAGAGCGGATTCGGCGCGGTGAAATTAACCGCCCCGGATATCTCCTCCCGAGCCAGCAAAAAATCAATCGCCCGGCAATAATCCAGCTCGTGCATCCACGAGACGTACTGATCCCCACCGCCCTGCTGCCCACCCAGCCCAAAGCGAACCAGCCGCAACAGAATAGAAAAGATCCCGCCATTATCAGGACTCATGGTCATGGAAGTCCGCAGCGCGATCTTACGAGTAGCGGGCGTAGTGGAGGCATAAAAAGCCTCCTCCCACTGCTCGGCAACCGAGATGGAGAAGTTCCACGAGTCCGGAACATTCGGCTCCTGACCACCTTTTTCGCCGGTGAACTCATCCTGCGGCCCATCGCCGGGGATGTTGCGGGAGTCGCGGTAGAAGGTGGAAGTGCTGGCGTTCATCCAGACACGCGGAGGCTGCGCACAGGCTTCAATGGCCTTGCCGACAAGCCTCGTGGGCACTACACGGGAGTCCACAATCTCGCGTCGATTAGCCGGAGTATAGCGGCAGTTGACGCTGCGGCCCGAGAGGTGAATGACGGCATCAGCCCCCTCAAGCGTGCTGGTCCAGGCAGGGTCAAGCGTAAGTCCATCCCAACGCAGCGTGGTCCACGGAGCCGATTTGGGGTTACGAGAGATGACGGTGACCTCATGGCCAGCAGCATAGAGATGACGCGCGAGAATATGACCAAGTTGACCGGAACCGCCAGGAATGACGATGCGCATGCGGAGATCATACGCCCGCCCGACAGGGCAACAACAAAAGCGCCCTGACGCCGGGCGGGCGGCACTTCGTGCGGTCTTGGACGCTTCGCGTAAAAACTACCGCTTGCCTTTCAACCACTCGCTATAAGGAATCCTCGGCTGCGTCAGAAACCCATCCCGCGTCTTCACATAGCTCCCCAGCCCATTCATCCGCCCAATCGCGTGCAGCTCCTCGGCCAACACATACGGACCCGCCGGATCGATAAACCGGTCCTCGACATACATTGCCACCACGCGCCCCAGGATAATCCGCGACCGCCCAATCTCAATCGTCGAGTGCTCCACGCACTCCAGCGCCGCATGAGCCTGCCTGATCCTCGGCACCTTCACCACTGCCGAAGCCGCCGTATCCAGCCCCGCCATCTCCAACTCGTCGATCTCCGCAGGAAAGTCCGTGGCGCAGATATTCATCTGAGGCAGCAGGTCCTCGGTTACCACGTTCACCACAAACTCGCTCGTCCGCCGGATATTCTGCGCCGTATCCTTGGGCACAAACTCCCCACCCGGACGATTCGTCACCCCCAGCCCCACAATCGGCGGATCGGTGCAAAGGTAGTTGTACGCGCTAAAGGGCGCAGCGTTCAGCCCACCGGCCTCGTTCATGCTCGTCACCAGCGCAATCGGCCGCGGAGCCACCAGCCCGATCAGCAGGTTGTAGATATTGTGCGTGGGAACCTTATCGACCTCGAAGATCATCCGTCTCTCCTTGAAGCTCTTTCCTTCGAGAGTACCGGAAGCCTCCTCCTAATGCGCGGCAGCCGGAGGATCAGGCGGCAGCGTATAGATCACCTCGCCCGGCCGGGTGTAGTGCAGCTCTTCCCTCGCCTGGTGCTCAATCGCATCTGGGTCGGATTCGAGCAGCGTCACGTGCCCCTTCAGGCTCTCGTTCTCCTGCTTCAGCGTCTCGAGCTGCTGCCGCAGCGCGTGCTCATTCTGCCGCTTCTGCTCGTACACGGTCAGACCGTTATGCCCGAAGACGACGTGGTACCCCACTCCGATCGCCAGCACCGCCACAGCCCCCGTCGCAAACCGCCGCCGATTCTTGTA
This is a stretch of genomic DNA from Granulicella sp. WH15. It encodes these proteins:
- a CDS encoding TolC family protein — translated: MPKAKIQDLRSSLLPAAGLLLAVAGLADTASAQISLTSAVDLALSNSPRIKIAQSDVARAKASLEEVKDAYIPSVSGASSGAGYSSGFPLGTPTVFSVSAQSLVFSYSQKDYIRSADQGLSASSFALKEVREQVAEDTAVTYLTLTRDQQQRAALAQETEYAAHLEAIAKDRLDSGQDSAMEYTRARRTGVQLRLQSLQLDDAIAADADHLSRLIGVPVSGLLADPASIPRLPFESGPGGQPPAALTSTDVASLPDSAGVAASFATARARREQAFGDARYVLRPQISFGAQYSRVSLYNNAYVVYYPSVGRPGLSENAYGFALNITIPVLDAAHKAHARISQADAVHAEQQAILDRDTYREGRMKLQRSMAELSAHAELAALDRDLAQQQLDVLLTQLQAAPAGSTPPLTPKDEQNARILERQRYIEMLEAQFQLRQNEIHLLKQTGGLEDWLTSGTRSTSLSTTP
- the hpnJ gene encoding hopanoid biosynthesis associated radical SAM protein HpnJ, which produces MNKPLKTLLLNPPSFENFDGGASSRWPAVREIESYWYPVWLAYPAGLLEGSRLLDAPPHHISAEETIEIAKGYEFLVLFTSTVGWAGDHALAQAIKRANPTMKITFVGPPVTTDPDRALNECSAIDFVCRREFDFSVVEFANGSPLEEILGISYRGADGAHIHNPDRPQVEKLDKPDMPWVTDIYARDMDVTRYNVPFLLHPYVSLYSTRGCPAQCTFCLWPQTLSGHAWRKRSTDDVAAEMAHAKQLFPHVKEFFFDDDTFNIQKARTIELCAKLKPLGLTWSCTSRVTTDRDTLKAMKEAGCRLLIVGFESGDPQILKNIKKGATVERARDFVKDCHELGLIIHADFILGLPGETKQSIRNTIDFAKSLDCETIQVSIAHAYPGTEFYDFAAKNGFITNQKMEDDQGHQMAHIEYPGLPVEYVMEMVHRFYDEYYFRPKAAFRVVWKAIVNRDVPRLYVEAKSFMKLRAQRNKASRKMKEENALKAQESVSMNA
- a CDS encoding DUF3574 domain-containing protein, whose amino-acid sequence is MADPKSHQRYRRLRICAAAVFFLTALASPAQSTLKGDKAHPARAAHWVDTRLYFGLGPADDPTKGISESAWREFLDKEVTPRFPSGLSVVNVYGQWQGKQEAAAGTVERIRSKMLVIDYPATPANNARIEAIRRAWKQRTGNQSVLKVTQPASVSF
- a CDS encoding EamA family transporter, which produces MKQTLTLRQYMVLFTVMMTASVGDTLLSHGMSQVGTIDGAHLSRLLTALTNIWVITGILLLIGFFASYLTALSWADLTFVLPSTAFGYVVVAFLGHFWLHEHISIWRWTGILLIVCGVGFVANGPPLTEHPALPEESAVKP
- the hpnE gene encoding hydroxysqualene dehydroxylase HpnE, translating into MSERMQDVVIAGAGLAGLAAAVALAKDGAQVTLLERRPEVGGRAYSYHHPALAETVDSQHVVLGCCTNLLDLCGQAGTADKVRWYDELMFLEPNGNRSPMKPGLLPAPSHQTMSFLRAPMLSVKDKVRIAMGLMQFLRGYPGDDAESFAAWIKRTKQTDRAVRHFWEPVVWGALNDTFERCSTKYAGKVFHETFLRSPEGGRLGIPAAPLTEFFAPVAELAERYGVRVERKSGLEGLEQRADGSWAVSTGGETLVAPAVVLAFDFRQTSKLLAGLEGKEPEESPFMSAPITTVHLWYDRDVTGMDHAVLLDTRIQWVFAKSRIRGWSKDRGCYLELVISASWAELEMGRQEILASALRELEMFFPKVREAKLLKSSVLKEARATFSVTPGLDRHRPVQATRWPGLYVAGDWTATEWPSTMEGAVRSGRLAAGAVRGDRLRFMSPEVPAAGLMRWLSTQVPPLSVGDRR
- a CDS encoding phytoene/squalene synthase family protein; this translates as MSGLTEAYAVCSEIARREAKNFYYSFRVLPEHKRNAMCAVYAFMRRADDIADDESQTVEQRRETMAAWLAEWRLARAGAPTDNPVFIAVADVQQRFKIPDQLLEELVQGTSMDLEPVSAEPRDGHAVQLADGTMGYRSFEDLYRYCYLVASVVGLVCIRIFGYSDPAAELLAEKTGIAFQLTNILRDIKEDAERGRIYLPQQLLEEFGITSAEIRALAGGAPLRTNDRAMIDALSVQAWEYYAAADKLLPLIDRDSRPALWVLVRIYSELLHKIEHAHGDVFSKRARVSTPGKLWILAQGAAKSVLRR
- the hpnC gene encoding squalene synthase HpnC — translated: MSFELLRDDLAGGPAEYLTPAVRPSLVEAQQWCKTLATTHYENFHVATWFLPKRVRPYFQSIYAFSRVADDLGDEVADPVLAANLLTTWQGMLDECYDEPARSRHPVFVALQQTIAETGVPRQLFSDLIHAFQMDQTVTRYESLEQLIGYSRYSANPVGRLVLWVSGYRDEERGLLSDKVCTALQLVNFWQDVVEDWERGRRYLPADAMQRFGVTDEHIAGRVFTPGFKQMMVFLTDYARTMLLEGGAISGTVDRELTVTLDLFRKGGEAAIDGIVAQGYDVLRARPSVSKTTKMQLLGGALVGKLGGLFSSDKPEARP